One window of the Armatimonadota bacterium genome contains the following:
- a CDS encoding ferrochelatase, whose translation MGLGENELSYDALLFVSFGGPEGPADVMPFLRNVVRGRNVPEERLLEVAAHYGRFGGCSPINQQNRDLIAALTREMQRYGMNMPIYWGNRNWKPYVTDAVAQMKSDGIHRAMAFVTSAFSSYSGCRQYLDNISDAVAQAGHGGPQIDKLRVFYNHPLFIRAVSENVEAALQRLPASVRSGAQVLYTAHSIPISMAEGCDYARQLHESCRLVSEALGRTGDRLAYQSRSGPPSQPWLEPDVLAALRDVKSSNTFQSVVIAPIGFVSDHIEVLFDLDVEARSECDELQLPMERAATVSTNPKFVRMIRELIQERMEGVQARATLGAFGPGPDHCLPDCCPAPRRP comes from the coding sequence ATAGGTCTGGGAGAAAACGAATTGAGTTATGACGCGCTGTTGTTCGTCTCGTTCGGCGGACCGGAAGGGCCGGCCGATGTGATGCCGTTCCTGCGGAACGTGGTTCGTGGAAGGAATGTTCCCGAGGAGCGCCTGCTCGAGGTGGCGGCGCACTATGGCCGTTTTGGCGGATGCAGCCCGATCAACCAGCAAAATCGCGACCTGATCGCTGCTCTGACGCGCGAGATGCAGCGCTACGGAATGAATATGCCCATCTACTGGGGCAACCGCAACTGGAAGCCGTACGTTACCGACGCGGTTGCGCAGATGAAGTCGGATGGCATTCACCGCGCCATGGCGTTCGTCACCTCGGCATTCAGTTCATACTCGGGATGTCGCCAATACCTCGATAATATCAGCGACGCCGTGGCGCAGGCTGGGCATGGCGGCCCGCAAATCGATAAGCTGCGCGTGTTCTACAACCATCCGTTGTTTATCCGTGCTGTCAGCGAGAATGTGGAGGCCGCACTGCAGCGCTTGCCCGCCTCGGTACGGTCCGGCGCACAGGTCCTCTATACCGCGCACAGCATTCCGATTTCGATGGCCGAAGGCTGCGACTATGCGCGCCAACTTCACGAGTCGTGCAGGTTGGTCTCCGAAGCTCTTGGGCGCACCGGGGATCGACTGGCATACCAGAGTCGCAGCGGCCCTCCGTCGCAGCCGTGGTTGGAGCCGGATGTTCTCGCAGCACTTCGCGATGTCAAGAGCAGCAACACGTTTCAGAGCGTTGTAATTGCGCCAATTGGATTCGTTTCCGACCATATTGAGGTCCTGTTTGACCTGGATGTAGAGGCGCGATCAGAATGTGACGAACTACAGCTTCCAATGGAACGCGCGGCGACGGTGAGCACCAATCCGAAGTTTGTCAGGATGATCCGCGAGTTGATCCAGGAGCGCATGGAAGGTGTCCAGGCAAGGGCGACTCTGGGCGCATTCGGACCGGGTCCCGATCACTGCCTGCCGGATTGCTGTCCGGCGCCTCGGCGACCGTAA
- the hemG gene encoding protoporphyrinogen oxidase, producing MSARHVLIVGGGITGMAAAFYLERAAADRGVPIAITLVEASDRLGGKLGTLQHDGMLIDIGPDSFTAHKPAAAALCRELGMEADLVSPIATRFSLLFGNRLYPVPHELVSLAPSRPEAILKAGFLSVAGKARALAEGAIPARGDVEDESLGSFMRRRFGDEFAVRFVEPLLGGVHAGDPEKMSMAAIYPSFWQMEKEFGSISRALLSRRLSRSGTVETSPRSPFVALRGGMQSLVDRLRERLSETQIVERATLCGLGVEPGGRYACRLSTGESLCADAVILAVPAAVSAPLVAPLSRNAADLLSGIQYASTAVVSLAWRTEHLPRPLDGSGFLVPRSQQTAITGCTFTSSKWPDRCSAGTTLVRAFAGSDGPGETITDLSDDDLVMAVRRDLSTILGIGADPTFCRVNRWPQAMPQYTVGHLKRVEAIELALARFPGLILAGSSYRGAGIPDCIRQAADAAAAALRACSEPARARAGTSA from the coding sequence ATCGGCTGGGCGGCAAGCTCGGCACGCTGCAGCACGACGGGATGCTGATCGATATTGGGCCCGACTCGTTCACGGCGCACAAACCCGCGGCTGCGGCGCTCTGCCGGGAGTTGGGCATGGAAGCTGACCTGGTATCGCCCATTGCGACGCGATTCTCGCTGCTCTTCGGCAACAGGCTCTATCCGGTTCCACACGAGCTGGTTTCGCTTGCGCCTTCGCGTCCGGAGGCTATTTTGAAGGCGGGCTTCCTGTCCGTGGCGGGAAAGGCACGCGCTCTAGCCGAGGGCGCTATTCCGGCTCGCGGCGATGTTGAGGATGAGTCACTCGGCTCGTTCATGCGCCGGCGTTTTGGCGACGAGTTTGCCGTGCGTTTTGTCGAGCCACTGCTGGGTGGCGTGCACGCCGGCGATCCGGAGAAGATGAGCATGGCAGCCATCTACCCATCGTTTTGGCAGATGGAGAAGGAGTTTGGCAGCATCTCCCGCGCGCTGCTTTCCCGGCGGTTGAGCCGATCGGGCACGGTAGAGACCTCGCCAAGGTCACCATTTGTTGCCCTTCGGGGCGGCATGCAGAGCCTTGTCGACCGTCTCCGGGAGCGTTTGAGTGAAACGCAAATCGTGGAACGGGCCACGCTCTGTGGGCTCGGCGTGGAACCTGGTGGCCGCTATGCATGCAGGCTCTCCACCGGTGAGTCGCTCTGCGCAGATGCCGTGATTCTGGCGGTGCCCGCAGCGGTGTCCGCGCCGCTGGTCGCGCCGCTTTCCAGAAACGCCGCCGACCTGTTATCCGGCATCCAATACGCCTCCACGGCGGTGGTCAGCCTTGCCTGGCGTACCGAACACCTCCCGAGGCCGCTCGACGGCTCCGGTTTCCTCGTCCCGCGCAGCCAACAGACAGCGATCACCGGCTGCACGTTCACCAGCAGCAAGTGGCCGGACCGGTGTTCGGCAGGTACCACACTCGTACGTGCTTTTGCCGGCTCTGACGGCCCTGGCGAAACGATCACGGATCTCAGCGACGACGACCTGGTGATGGCCGTCCGCAGGGATCTGTCGACGATACTGGGTATCGGCGCGGATCCTACGTTCTGCCGTGTTAACCGCTGGCCGCAGGCGATGCCGCAATATACGGTCGGGCATTTGAAGCGGGTCGAGGCGATCGAGTTGGCGCTCGCCCGGTTTCCGGGGCTCATCCTCGCGGGCTCGTCGTACCGCGGCGCCGGCATACCCGACTGTATACGCCAGGCGGCTGACGCCGCGGCTGCCGCGTTGCGTGCCTGCAGCGAGCCTGCCCGTGCACGGGCAGGCACATCGGCATAG